Proteins encoded within one genomic window of Coleofasciculus sp. FACHB-T130:
- a CDS encoding chlorophyll a/b-binding protein: protein MQIVDREENLSYKHYSSEWKWGFTPSAEIWNGRLAMVGIVIAVLIDLVSGQGVLQFWGII, encoded by the coding sequence ATGCAGATTGTAGATAGAGAAGAAAATTTGAGCTACAAACATTACAGCAGCGAATGGAAATGGGGTTTTACCCCTAGCGCTGAAATTTGGAATGGTCGTTTGGCAATGGTGGGCATTGTGATTGCTGTCCTCATTGATTTAGTAAGCGGTCAGGGAGTCTTGCAGTTTTGGGGAATAATCTAA
- a CDS encoding chlorophyll a/b-binding protein encodes MQTLPEKTEQQYTEAAINIEQGFTPNSEIWNGRFAMLGFVSILTIEALSGQGIVHFWGDILSNLW; translated from the coding sequence ATGCAAACTTTGCCAGAAAAAACAGAACAACAATATACTGAAGCTGCCATTAACATAGAACAAGGCTTCACACCAAATTCGGAAATTTGGAATGGTCGCTTTGCCATGCTCGGTTTTGTATCCATCCTCACTATAGAGGCATTAAGTGGGCAAGGCATCGTTCATTTCTGGGGCGATATCCTCAGCAATCTTTGGTAA